In Streptomyces sp. NBC_01717, one DNA window encodes the following:
- a CDS encoding alanine racemase: MALSLYVDTARWRAHQKSVLDQFPGLVPVCKGNGYGFGHERLADEAIRFGSDTLAVGTTYEAARIKDWFSGDLLVLTPFRRGEEPVPLPDRVIRSVSSVDGVHALVGARVVIECMSSMKRHGVKEEELGQLHAAIEDVRLEGFALHLPLDRTDGSDAVEEVIGWMDRLRAARLPLHTMFVSHLRAEELARLQQQFPQTRFRARIGTRLWLGDHDATEYRGSVLDVTRVVKGDRFGYRQQRAASDGWLVVVAGGTSHGVGLEAPKALHGVMPRAKGVARAGLATVNRNLSPFVWAGKQRWFAEPPHMQVSILFVPADAPEPKVGDELVAHLRHTTTQFDRLVDR, translated from the coding sequence ATGGCGCTCTCCCTCTACGTCGACACCGCGCGCTGGCGGGCGCACCAGAAATCCGTGCTCGACCAGTTCCCCGGGCTCGTCCCGGTCTGCAAGGGCAACGGATACGGCTTCGGCCACGAGCGGCTCGCCGACGAGGCGATCCGCTTCGGCTCCGACACCCTGGCCGTCGGCACCACCTATGAGGCGGCCCGCATAAAGGACTGGTTCAGCGGCGATCTGCTGGTGCTCACCCCGTTCCGGCGGGGCGAGGAGCCGGTGCCACTGCCCGACCGCGTCATCCGGTCCGTGTCCTCCGTGGACGGTGTGCACGCGCTGGTCGGGGCCCGGGTCGTCATCGAGTGCATGAGCTCGATGAAGCGTCACGGCGTCAAGGAGGAGGAGCTGGGGCAGCTGCACGCCGCCATCGAGGACGTACGCCTCGAAGGTTTTGCCCTGCACCTGCCGCTGGACCGGACGGACGGCTCGGACGCGGTCGAGGAGGTCATCGGCTGGATGGACCGCCTGCGGGCGGCCCGGCTGCCGCTGCACACCATGTTCGTCAGTCATCTGCGTGCCGAGGAACTGGCCCGGCTGCAGCAGCAGTTCCCGCAGACCCGCTTCCGCGCCCGCATCGGCACGCGGCTGTGGCTCGGCGACCACGACGCGACGGAGTACCGGGGCTCCGTCCTCGACGTCACACGTGTCGTCAAGGGCGACCGGTTCGGCTACCGCCAGCAGAGGGCCGCCTCCGACGGCTGGCTGGTGGTCGTGGCCGGCGGTACGTCCCACGGTGTGGGCCTGGAGGCCCCGAAGGCCCTGCACGGCGTGATGCCGCGGGCCAAGGGCGTCGCCCGCGCAGGCCTGGCCACGGTCAACCGCAATCTGTCGCCGTTCGTCTGGGCGGGCAAGCAGCGCTGGTTCGCCGAGCCGCCGCACATGCAGGTGTCGATCCTGTTCGTACCTGCGGACGCACCGGAGCCGAAGGTCGGGGACGAGCTGGTCGCCCATCTGCGCCACACGACCACCCAGTTCGACCGCCTCGTCGACCGCTGA
- a CDS encoding inositol-3-phosphate synthase has protein sequence MGSVRVAIVGVGNCAASLVQGVEYYKDADPAGKVPGLMHVQFGEYHVRDVEFVAAFDVDAKKVGLDLADAIGASENNTIKIADVPNTGVTVQRGHTHDGLGKYYRETIEESTEAPVDIVQVLKDKQVDVLVCYLPVGSEVAAKFYAQCAIDAKVAFVNALPVFIAGTKEWADKFTEAGVPIVGDDIKSQVGATITHRVMAKLFEDRGVVLDRTMQLNVGGNMDFKNMLERERLESKKISKTQAVTSQIRDRELGADNVHIGPSDYVAWLDDRKWAYVRLEGRAFGDVPLNLEYKLEVWDSPNSAGVIIDAVRAAKIAKDRGIGGPILSASSYFMKSPPVQYFDDEARENVEKFINGDVER, from the coding sequence ATGGGTTCGGTTCGCGTAGCCATCGTCGGCGTGGGCAACTGCGCCGCCTCGCTGGTGCAGGGCGTCGAGTACTACAAGGACGCCGATCCGGCCGGCAAGGTGCCTGGTCTGATGCACGTCCAGTTCGGCGAGTACCACGTGCGTGACGTCGAGTTCGTCGCCGCCTTCGATGTCGACGCGAAGAAGGTCGGCCTCGACCTCGCGGACGCCATCGGCGCGAGCGAGAACAACACGATCAAGATCGCCGACGTGCCGAACACCGGCGTGACGGTCCAGCGCGGCCACACCCACGACGGTCTGGGCAAGTACTACCGCGAGACCATCGAGGAGTCCACCGAGGCGCCGGTCGACATCGTCCAGGTCCTCAAGGACAAGCAGGTCGACGTTCTCGTCTGCTACCTGCCCGTCGGTTCCGAGGTCGCTGCGAAGTTCTACGCGCAGTGCGCCATCGACGCCAAGGTCGCGTTCGTCAACGCCCTCCCGGTCTTCATCGCCGGCACCAAGGAGTGGGCTGACAAGTTCACCGAGGCCGGTGTCCCGATCGTCGGCGACGACATCAAGTCGCAGGTCGGCGCCACCATCACGCACCGCGTGATGGCGAAGCTCTTCGAGGACCGGGGCGTCGTCCTGGACCGCACGATGCAGCTGAACGTCGGCGGCAACATGGACTTCAAGAACATGCTCGAGCGTGAGCGCCTTGAGTCCAAGAAGATCTCCAAGACGCAGGCCGTCACCTCCCAGATCCGTGACCGTGAGCTGGGTGCGGACAACGTGCACATCGGCCCGTCGGACTACGTGGCCTGGCTGGACGACCGCAAGTGGGCGTACGTGCGCCTCGAGGGTCGCGCCTTCGGTGACGTTCCGCTGAACCTGGAGTACAAGCTCGAGGTCTGGGACTCCCCGAACTCCGCCGGTGTCATCATCGACGCCGTGCGTGCCGCGAAGATCGCCAAGGACCGCGGCATCGGTGGCCCGATCCTCTCCGCGTCCTCGTACTTCATGAAGTCCCCGCCGGTCCAGTACTTCGACGACGAGGCCCGTGAGAACGTCGAGAAGTTCATCAACGGCGACGTCGAGCGCTGA
- a CDS encoding single-stranded DNA-binding protein yields the protein MAGETVITVVGNLVDDPELRFTPSGAAVAKFRVASTPRIFDRQTNEWKDGEGLFLTCSVWRQAAENVAESLQRGMRVVVQGRLKQRSYEDREGVKRTVYELDVEEVGPSLKSATAKVTKTTGRGGQGGQGGYGGGQQGGGNWGGGPSGGGQQGGGGAPADDPWATSAPAGGQQGGGQQGGGGGWGGSSGGSGGSGGGYSDEPPF from the coding sequence ATGGCAGGCGAGACCGTCATCACGGTCGTCGGCAATCTCGTCGACGACCCCGAGCTGCGCTTCACCCCGTCCGGTGCGGCGGTCGCGAAGTTCCGTGTCGCGTCCACTCCCCGCATCTTCGACCGGCAGACCAATGAGTGGAAGGACGGCGAAGGCCTGTTCCTCACCTGCTCGGTCTGGCGGCAGGCGGCGGAGAACGTCGCCGAGTCGCTTCAGCGAGGCATGCGCGTTGTCGTGCAGGGCCGGCTGAAGCAGCGGTCGTACGAAGACCGCGAAGGCGTGAAGCGCACGGTCTACGAGCTGGACGTCGAGGAAGTCGGCCCCAGCCTCAAGAGCGCCACGGCCAAGGTCACCAAGACCACCGGTCGCGGTGGCCAGGGCGGCCAGGGTGGTTACGGCGGTGGCCAGCAGGGCGGCGGCAACTGGGGCGGCGGTCCCAGTGGCGGTGGCCAGCAGGGTGGCGGCGGTGCTCCCGCCGACGACCCGTGGGCCACCAGCGCGCCGGCAGGCGGCCAGCAGGGCGGGGGTCAGCAGGGCGGCGGAGGCGGTTGGGGCGGAAGCTCCGGCGGTTCCGGCGGTTCTGGCGGCGGCTACTCGGACGAGCCTCCCTTCTAG
- the rpsR gene encoding 30S ribosomal protein S18: MAKPPVRKPKKKVCAFCKDKTQYVDYKDTNMLRKFISDRGKIRARRVTGNCTQHQRDVATAVKNSREMALLPYTSTAR, encoded by the coding sequence ATGGCGAAGCCGCCTGTGCGCAAGCCTAAGAAGAAGGTCTGCGCGTTCTGCAAGGACAAGACCCAGTACGTGGACTACAAGGACACGAACATGCTGCGGAAGTTCATTTCCGACCGCGGCAAGATCCGTGCCCGCCGCGTCACCGGCAACTGCACGCAGCACCAGCGTGACGTCGCCACGGCAGTCAAGAACAGCCGTGAGATGGCGCTGCTGCCCTACACGTCCACCGCGCGATAA
- the rpsF gene encoding 30S ribosomal protein S6: MRHYEVMVILDPDLEERAVSPLIENFLSVVREGNGKVEKVDTWGRRRLAYEIKKKPEGIYSVIDLQAEPAIVKELDRQMNLNESVLRTKVLRPEIH; this comes from the coding sequence ATGCGTCACTACGAGGTGATGGTCATCCTCGACCCCGATCTCGAGGAGCGCGCTGTCTCCCCGCTGATCGAGAACTTCCTCTCCGTCGTCCGTGAGGGCAACGGAAAGGTTGAGAAGGTCGACACCTGGGGCCGTCGTCGTCTCGCTTACGAGATCAAGAAGAAGCCCGAGGGCATCTACTCGGTCATCGATCTGCAGGCCGAGCCTGCGATCGTCAAGGAGCTCGACCGCCAGATGAACCTGAACGAGTCGGTCCTCCGGACCAAGGTCCTCCGTCCCGAGATCCACTGA
- a CDS encoding lipid II:glycine glycyltransferase FemX, whose protein sequence is MSLTLRTISREQHLAYIQSLPSASHCQVPAWADVKTEWRSENLGWFDKSGKLVGAGLVLYRQLPKIKRYLAYLPEGPVINWYAPNLDDWLQPMLAHLKQQGAFSVKMGPPVVIRRWDSAAIKSGIQDPDVKRLRDVEATHIEPRAFEVADRLRKMGWQQGEDGGAGFGDVQPRYVFQVPLANRSLEDVLKGFNQLWRRNIKKAEKAGVEVVQGSYEDLAEWQRLYEITAVRDHFRPRPLSYFQRMWTVLNSEDPNRMRLYFARHNGVNLSAATMLVVGGHVWYSYGASDNIGREVRPSNAMQWRMLRDSYAMGATVYDLRGISDSLDETDHLFGLIQFKVGTGGEAVEYVGEWDFPLNKLLHKALDMYMSRR, encoded by the coding sequence ATGAGCCTGACCCTGAGGACCATCAGCCGAGAGCAGCATCTGGCGTACATCCAGAGTCTGCCTTCGGCCAGTCACTGCCAGGTCCCGGCGTGGGCTGATGTGAAGACCGAATGGCGCTCGGAGAATCTGGGATGGTTCGACAAGAGCGGCAAGTTGGTCGGCGCCGGCCTGGTCCTGTACCGCCAGCTGCCCAAGATCAAGAGGTATCTCGCGTACCTCCCCGAAGGCCCGGTCATCAACTGGTACGCCCCGAACCTGGACGACTGGCTGCAGCCGATGCTGGCGCATCTCAAGCAGCAGGGGGCCTTCTCCGTGAAGATGGGCCCGCCGGTGGTCATCCGTCGCTGGGACTCGGCCGCCATCAAGTCCGGTATCCAGGACCCTGATGTGAAGCGCCTGCGCGACGTGGAGGCCACCCACATCGAGCCTCGTGCCTTCGAAGTCGCCGACCGGCTGAGGAAGATGGGCTGGCAGCAGGGCGAGGACGGCGGCGCCGGATTCGGTGACGTACAACCGCGCTACGTCTTCCAGGTCCCGCTGGCCAACCGGTCGCTGGAAGACGTCCTCAAGGGCTTCAACCAGCTGTGGCGCCGCAACATCAAAAAGGCCGAGAAGGCCGGTGTCGAGGTCGTCCAGGGCAGTTACGAGGACCTCGCCGAATGGCAGCGACTGTACGAGATCACCGCGGTCCGCGACCACTTCCGGCCGCGCCCGCTCTCTTATTTCCAGCGCATGTGGACGGTACTCAACTCCGAGGACCCCAACCGCATGCGGCTCTATTTCGCGCGGCACAACGGCGTGAACCTGTCGGCGGCGACGATGCTCGTCGTCGGTGGCCACGTCTGGTACTCGTACGGCGCATCCGACAACATCGGGCGCGAGGTCCGGCCCTCGAACGCGATGCAGTGGCGCATGCTGCGCGACTCGTATGCGATGGGCGCGACCGTCTACGACCTTCGTGGCATCAGCGACTCGCTCGACGAGACGGACCATCTCTTCGGTCTGATCCAGTTCAAGGTCGGCACCGGCGGCGAAGCCGTCGAGTACGTCGGCGAGTGGGACTTCCCGCTCAACAAGCTGCTCCACAAGGCTCTCGATATGTACATGTCGCGCCGCTGA
- a CDS encoding MFS transporter: protein MPVVRDLRVLLRLRNFRRLLAVRLLSQSADGVYQVALAAHVVFSPEKQTSAGAIASAMAVLLLPYSLIGPFAGVFLDRWPRRQVFLYGNLLRTALACCTALLILGTAPDWLFYASALCVTAVNRFVLAGLSAALPRVVDEDRLVMANSLSPTAGTLAATAGGGLAFAVRLVAADSDAAVVLLGAGLYLASALASLRLAAGLLGPDPGGPRLRLRDALATTARGLVGGLRHLAERKDAARALAAITVIRFCYGSLTVMVLMLCRYAWSDSNSGGLALLGLAVGFSGAGFFAAALVTPWAVGRLGRFRWMAACAAAAAVLEPALGLWFSPEPMLIAAFILGVVTQGAKIATDTVVQTSVDDSFRGRVFSLYDVLFNVAFVGAAAVAALLLPPDGESAAVVIGVAALYTIVAVAMFRWSRVAGSL from the coding sequence ATGCCCGTCGTACGTGATCTGCGCGTACTCCTGCGCCTTCGGAACTTCCGTCGTCTGCTCGCCGTACGGCTCCTCTCCCAGTCCGCCGACGGCGTCTACCAGGTCGCCCTCGCCGCACACGTCGTCTTCTCCCCGGAGAAGCAGACATCGGCGGGAGCCATCGCCTCCGCGATGGCCGTACTGCTGCTTCCGTACTCGCTCATCGGCCCCTTCGCCGGCGTCTTCCTGGACCGCTGGCCGCGCCGCCAGGTCTTTCTGTACGGCAATCTGCTGCGCACCGCCCTCGCCTGCTGCACCGCCCTGCTGATCCTCGGCACCGCGCCCGACTGGCTCTTCTACGCCTCGGCGCTGTGCGTCACCGCGGTCAACCGCTTCGTACTGGCGGGCCTCTCGGCCGCGCTGCCCCGGGTCGTCGACGAGGACCGACTGGTCATGGCCAACTCGCTCTCACCGACCGCGGGAACGCTCGCCGCCACGGCGGGCGGCGGCCTTGCCTTCGCTGTACGTCTGGTCGCGGCGGACTCCGATGCGGCGGTCGTGCTGCTGGGCGCGGGGCTCTACCTGGCGTCGGCGCTGGCATCCCTGCGCCTTGCGGCCGGTCTCCTCGGGCCGGATCCGGGCGGCCCCCGTCTCCGGCTGAGGGATGCCCTGGCCACCACCGCACGGGGACTCGTCGGCGGACTGCGCCATCTGGCGGAGCGGAAGGACGCAGCACGGGCACTGGCCGCCATCACGGTTATCCGGTTCTGCTACGGGTCGCTGACCGTCATGGTGCTGATGCTGTGCCGGTACGCCTGGTCCGACAGCAACTCCGGCGGACTGGCCCTGCTCGGCCTTGCCGTGGGGTTCTCAGGTGCGGGATTCTTCGCGGCCGCCCTGGTGACGCCCTGGGCGGTGGGGCGGCTCGGCCGGTTCCGCTGGATGGCGGCCTGTGCCGCCGCGGCCGCCGTCCTCGAACCCGCGCTGGGGTTGTGGTTCAGCCCCGAACCGATGCTGATCGCGGCGTTCATCCTCGGAGTGGTCACCCAGGGGGCGAAGATCGCAACGGACACCGTCGTGCAGACGTCGGTGGACGACTCGTTCCGAGGCCGGGTCTTCTCCCTGTACGACGTGCTGTTCAACGTGGCCTTTGTGGGCGCTGCCGCAGTAGCCGCCCTGCTCCTGCCTCCTGACGGCGAGTCGGCCGCAGTGGTGATCGGAGTTGCCGCGCTCTACACGATCGTCGCAGTGGCGATGTTCCGGTGGAGTCGCGTCGCTGGATCGCTATAG
- a CDS encoding transglycosylase domain-containing protein: MSEHRRKTQQPQGGGRAAARRAAQSSSGRRAAPSRGVTSESPSDSYGGESPYGGRAEARRAAQRGGRRAAEGGGAGYGGGGRRRGGGDGREGPGRGRGRGNQPPAKKRFIDYPRAGKYGARRWMPSWKLVSGLCIGFLGLLMGAAGLAYAMVGTPQVKDAAKAENNVYYWANGKQMVATGGETNRQIIDYSQIPAAMRNAVISAENKSFETDSGIDPMGIARALYNMAKGGETQGGSTITQQYVKNSRLSQDQTLSRKFEELFITLKVGKTMDKKDIMADYLNISYYGRGASGIQAAARTYYGQDARDLDASQCAFLATLLKGATYYDPAGAPEYDPVQATAAKNLDRAKKRWAWILEEEVKDSRMTAGDRQKFLKQGFPMPDPPKKSAELGGQIGYLVDLAKSNFLNNNTNGITADKLAQGGYEIHTTFVKSKVDKLNAAVKKVYDNKIKPKQRPTTDTHVQFGGASVDPNTGAIAAIYGGQNATTHYTNNADTTGAQVGSTFKPFVLTAAMEYGKRDPAGEQVQDEAQRTKVSPKSIYNADDLLKIKKYNGEVWTDENGKEWLQSNDGHESRGNITLREAMQWSANSPYVQLGMDVGTDKVKEVAVAAGLRDDSSMADSTVPSFSIGTSQPSAIRMAGAYGTFATSGLQHDPYSVEDVKYRGEVIYQHKKVNKRAFDNAIADNVTDVLKNVVEKGTGTPAQLPGRDVAGKTGTTDDNKSAWFVGYTPQLSTAISMYRLDDNEKHKNRKFEKMYGTGGEKTIHGASFPAQIWHDYMIEALKGTTPESFTKPEPWGETVYGGGAKSPSPTPSIVPSETPSSTPSSTPSTTPSVPTPDPSDSCGAWDWNCQNNNGGTSSGTDTGGGTTTGTTDGGTGSTDTGTTTGTSAADGGTTDTGGNGNGNGNGNGNIFGGPAG, encoded by the coding sequence ATGAGCGAGCACCGTCGCAAAACGCAGCAACCGCAAGGTGGCGGGCGTGCCGCGGCCAGACGAGCCGCCCAGTCGTCCTCAGGACGCCGTGCAGCGCCGTCACGCGGAGTAACTTCCGAGTCACCTTCCGATTCTTATGGCGGGGAGAGTCCGTACGGCGGACGTGCCGAGGCCAGGAGGGCCGCCCAGCGCGGCGGGCGTCGTGCCGCCGAGGGGGGTGGCGCGGGTTATGGCGGAGGGGGTCGCCGCCGTGGTGGCGGCGACGGGCGCGAAGGCCCCGGCAGGGGCCGGGGACGCGGCAATCAGCCTCCTGCCAAGAAGCGCTTCATCGACTACCCGCGCGCCGGCAAGTACGGCGCGAGGCGCTGGATGCCGTCGTGGAAGCTGGTCTCCGGTCTGTGCATCGGTTTCCTGGGCCTGCTCATGGGGGCCGCCGGGCTGGCGTACGCGATGGTCGGCACGCCCCAGGTGAAGGATGCTGCCAAGGCGGAGAACAACGTCTATTACTGGGCGAACGGCAAGCAGATGGTCGCGACGGGTGGTGAGACCAACCGTCAGATCATCGATTACTCGCAGATCCCCGCAGCCATGCGGAACGCTGTCATCTCGGCGGAGAACAAGTCGTTTGAAACGGACAGTGGTATCGACCCCATGGGCATCGCCCGGGCCCTCTACAACATGGCCAAGGGCGGTGAGACCCAGGGTGGCTCGACGATCACCCAGCAGTATGTGAAGAACTCGCGGCTTTCTCAGGATCAGACACTGAGCCGCAAGTTCGAGGAGTTGTTCATCACGCTCAAGGTCGGCAAGACGATGGACAAGAAGGACATCATGGCCGACTACCTCAACATCTCGTACTACGGACGAGGTGCATCGGGGATCCAGGCCGCGGCCCGTACGTACTACGGCCAGGACGCCAGGGATCTGGACGCGAGCCAGTGTGCCTTCCTGGCCACGTTGCTCAAGGGTGCAACCTACTACGATCCGGCGGGTGCGCCCGAGTACGACCCCGTACAGGCCACCGCGGCGAAGAACCTGGATCGCGCGAAGAAGCGCTGGGCCTGGATCCTCGAGGAAGAGGTGAAGGACAGCCGGATGACGGCTGGGGATCGCCAGAAGTTCCTGAAGCAGGGTTTCCCCATGCCGGACCCGCCGAAGAAGAGTGCGGAGTTGGGCGGCCAGATCGGTTATCTGGTGGACCTGGCCAAGTCGAACTTCCTCAACAACAACACCAATGGCATCACCGCTGACAAGCTTGCCCAGGGCGGGTACGAGATCCACACCACCTTCGTGAAGAGCAAGGTGGACAAGCTCAACGCCGCTGTCAAGAAGGTCTACGACAACAAGATCAAGCCGAAGCAGCGCCCCACGACGGACACGCACGTCCAGTTCGGTGGCGCGTCGGTGGATCCGAATACTGGTGCCATCGCCGCGATCTACGGCGGCCAGAATGCGACGACGCATTACACCAACAACGCCGACACCACCGGTGCGCAGGTCGGTTCGACCTTCAAGCCGTTCGTGCTGACGGCCGCGATGGAGTACGGCAAGCGTGACCCGGCCGGCGAGCAGGTTCAGGACGAGGCGCAGCGTACGAAGGTCTCGCCGAAGAGCATCTACAACGCCGACGACCTGCTGAAGATCAAGAAGTACAACGGTGAGGTCTGGACCGATGAGAACGGCAAGGAGTGGCTGCAGTCCAACGACGGCCATGAGTCGAGGGGCAACATCACCCTTCGCGAGGCCATGCAGTGGTCCGCCAACTCCCCGTACGTCCAGCTCGGTATGGACGTCGGCACCGACAAGGTGAAGGAGGTCGCCGTCGCCGCAGGTCTGCGTGACGACAGCTCCATGGCGGACTCGACCGTTCCGTCCTTCTCTATCGGTACGTCCCAGCCGAGTGCCATCCGGATGGCGGGGGCGTACGGCACCTTCGCCACCAGCGGTCTGCAGCACGATCCGTACTCGGTCGAAGACGTCAAGTACCGCGGCGAGGTCATCTATCAGCACAAGAAGGTCAACAAGCGTGCCTTCGACAACGCCATCGCCGACAACGTCACCGACGTTCTGAAGAACGTCGTGGAGAAGGGAACCGGCACGCCTGCCCAGCTCCCCGGCCGCGACGTCGCGGGCAAGACCGGTACGACGGACGACAACAAGTCCGCCTGGTTCGTGGGCTACACCCCGCAGCTGTCGACGGCCATCAGCATGTACCGGCTGGACGACAACGAGAAGCACAAGAACCGTAAGTTCGAGAAGATGTACGGCACGGGTGGCGAGAAGACGATCCACGGTGCCTCGTTCCCGGCCCAGATCTGGCACGACTACATGATCGAGGCGCTGAAGGGAACTACGCCGGAGAGCTTCACGAAGCCGGAGCCCTGGGGCGAAACGGTCTATGGCGGTGGCGCGAAGAGCCCCAGCCCGACGCCGAGCATCGTGCCTTCGGAGACCCCCTCCAGCACGCCGTCCTCGACGCCTTCGACGACTCCCTCCGTACCGACGCCCGACCCGAGCGACAGCTGCGGGGCATGGGACTGGAACTGCCAGAACAACAACGGCGGCACCAGCAGCGGAACCGACACCGGCGGAGGCACCACCACCGGCACGACTGACGGCGGTACGGGCAGTACGGACACCGGAACCACTACCGGTACGTCAGCGGCCGACGGTGGTACCACGGACACCGGCGGGAACGGCAACGGCAACGGGAACGGGAACGGCAACATCTTCGGAGGTCCGGCCGGGTAG
- a CDS encoding PadR family transcriptional regulator, producing MSRRSGILEFAVLGLLRESPMHGYELRKRLNTSLGIFRAFSYGTLYPCLKTLVANGWLIEETGNAPVDLPPATGRAVAPASSLAGRRAKIVYRLTAEGKEHFEELLSHTGPDSWEDEHFAARFAFFGQTEHEVRMRVLEGRRSRLEERLEKMRASLARTRERLDDYTLELQRHGMESVEREVRWLNELIESERSGRDQRRSSPEGSAPQNTAGESDGLPRHRGHTPPDPSDDPGK from the coding sequence TTGAGCAGACGCTCCGGCATCCTCGAATTCGCCGTACTCGGCCTGCTCCGCGAGTCGCCGATGCACGGGTACGAACTGCGCAAGCGCCTCAACACCTCGTTGGGGATCTTCCGCGCCTTCAGCTACGGCACCCTCTACCCCTGCCTAAAGACGCTGGTCGCCAACGGCTGGTTGATCGAGGAAACAGGAAATGCTCCCGTCGACCTCCCGCCCGCCACCGGCCGTGCGGTCGCCCCTGCCTCTTCACTGGCTGGGCGCCGCGCCAAGATCGTCTACCGGCTGACGGCAGAAGGTAAGGAGCACTTCGAGGAGCTGCTCTCGCACACCGGCCCCGACTCCTGGGAGGACGAGCACTTCGCAGCCCGCTTCGCCTTCTTCGGGCAGACGGAGCACGAGGTGCGGATGCGTGTGCTGGAAGGCCGCCGCAGCCGGCTGGAGGAGCGCCTGGAGAAGATGCGCGCCTCTCTGGCACGAACCCGCGAGCGACTCGACGACTACACACTTGAGCTGCAGCGACATGGCATGGAGTCCGTGGAGCGCGAAGTGCGCTGGCTGAACGAGCTCATCGAGAGCGAGCGGTCGGGACGGGATCAGCGACGATCCTCGCCCGAGGGCTCGGCTCCGCAGAACACAGCAGGAGAGTCGGACGGCCTGCCCCGGCATCGGGGTCACACCCCGCCGGATCCGTCCGACGACCCCGGCAAATGA
- a CDS encoding glycosyltransferase family 87 protein — MPSAEDTSVHQERPVVRPTQQDEIAVAGSELIGGRSGRWARIGTGPLTPVRVVALVAIGMFALGMVQKAPCYNWAWFRGASSQYTHACYSDIPHLFVGRGFADGLVPYFDRLSGDMQYLEYPVLTGVFMQVAAWLTPGGSMQYREQMYWMVNAGMLMICTAVMAVCVARTHRRRPWDGLLVALAPAFALTATINWDLLAVALTAAAMLMWSRQRALAFGILIGLATAAKLYPVFLLGPIFVLCWRAGKWREFFVATLGAAASWLVVNLPVMVFAPEGWKKFYTFSHDRPLDFGSFWLIIAQRAGISISVDTVNNISLLLTILLCAGIGVLTLMAPRRPRFAQLAFLVVAAFILTNKVYSPQYVLWLIPLAALARPRWRDFLIWQACEVMYFLGIWMYLAYTTSGDKHQGLPTEGYQLAIAVHLLGTLYLCAVVVRDILMPERDVVRSDGSDDPSGGVLDGAEDAFVLGHAATHRPRHAAHAVEGPWVEWGATHESATD, encoded by the coding sequence ATGCCAAGCGCAGAGGACACGAGCGTGCACCAGGAGCGGCCCGTCGTACGGCCCACGCAACAGGACGAGATCGCGGTGGCCGGCAGTGAGCTGATCGGTGGCCGGTCGGGACGCTGGGCGAGGATCGGCACCGGCCCGCTCACACCCGTGCGTGTCGTCGCGCTGGTGGCGATCGGGATGTTTGCGCTCGGCATGGTGCAGAAGGCGCCCTGCTACAACTGGGCGTGGTTCAGAGGCGCCAGTTCGCAGTACACGCACGCGTGCTACTCCGACATTCCGCATCTCTTCGTCGGGCGTGGCTTCGCCGACGGCCTCGTGCCGTACTTCGACCGGCTGAGCGGCGACATGCAGTACCTCGAGTACCCCGTACTGACGGGTGTGTTCATGCAGGTCGCGGCCTGGCTGACGCCCGGCGGCTCCATGCAGTACCGCGAGCAGATGTACTGGATGGTCAACGCGGGCATGCTCATGATCTGCACCGCGGTCATGGCCGTGTGTGTCGCCCGTACACACCGGCGCCGTCCGTGGGACGGGCTGCTGGTCGCCCTGGCGCCCGCCTTCGCGCTCACCGCGACGATCAACTGGGACCTGCTGGCCGTCGCCCTGACGGCCGCGGCCATGCTCATGTGGTCCCGGCAGCGGGCGCTTGCGTTCGGCATCCTCATCGGCCTCGCCACGGCCGCCAAGCTCTATCCCGTGTTCCTGTTGGGGCCGATCTTCGTGCTCTGCTGGCGCGCGGGCAAATGGCGGGAGTTCTTCGTGGCGACGCTCGGCGCGGCCGCGTCCTGGTTGGTGGTGAACCTGCCGGTGATGGTGTTCGCGCCCGAGGGGTGGAAGAAGTTCTACACGTTCAGCCACGACCGGCCGCTCGACTTCGGTTCGTTCTGGCTGATCATCGCGCAGCGTGCCGGCATCTCCATCTCGGTCGACACCGTGAACAACATTTCGCTGCTGCTGACGATCCTGCTGTGCGCGGGCATCGGCGTGCTGACCCTGATGGCCCCGCGCCGGCCCCGCTTCGCTCAGCTCGCGTTTCTCGTCGTCGCGGCGTTCATCCTCACGAACAAGGTCTATTCGCCACAGTACGTGCTGTGGCTGATCCCTCTTGCGGCGCTGGCCAGGCCGCGCTGGCGGGACTTCCTCATCTGGCAGGCGTGCGAGGTCATGTACTTCCTGGGGATCTGGATGTACCTCGCGTACACGACGAGCGGCGACAAGCACCAGGGGCTGCCGACGGAGGGCTACCAGCTGGCGATCGCCGTGCATCTGCTGGGCACGCTGTACCTCTGCGCCGTCGTCGTACGGGACATCTTGATGCCGGAGCGGGACGTCGTACGCAGCGACGGGTCGGACGATCCGTCTGGTGGGGTGCTCGACGGCGCCGAGGACGCCTTCGTACTGGGACACGCAGCGACGCACCGGCCGCGGCACGCGGCGCACGCGGTCGAGGGGCCGTGGGTGGAGTGGGGCGCGACGCACGAATCCGCCACCGACTGA